From Brevibacillus marinus, a single genomic window includes:
- a CDS encoding ABC transporter substrate-binding protein: MKRKVLLGLSCFCLALVLGCGQQAANPSAEGGAQDTPEKTLVLAAYGGSYEKKMKEAIIPKFEQQFGVKVQYITGSSVDTLSKLQAQKDRPQIDVAFLDDGPKAQAKSFGLLAPLDESIVTNLAHVYDIAKDKDNIGVGFGVIATGLAYNKDVFEQNGWEPLKSWNDLADPKFKGKLVLPSIANTYGVHLLLMTAFANGGSERNIEPGFAKMKEIAENAVTFDKTADVSNYFLQGQTVASAWGSSRVFTLQDTGFPIEFVIPQEGAPALMATVNVVKNAPHAELAQQFVNFILSEEVQVEFAHSLFDGPVNKNVKLEGDITKKLIYGEEQMAKLVKVDWEYVNQKRAEWTERANKEIEVAR, translated from the coding sequence ATGAAGAGAAAAGTTTTGCTTGGCCTGTCCTGTTTCTGTTTGGCGCTGGTTCTCGGCTGCGGCCAGCAAGCGGCCAATCCATCGGCGGAAGGAGGTGCACAGGATACGCCAGAAAAAACGCTCGTATTGGCTGCCTATGGCGGGAGCTACGAGAAAAAGATGAAAGAGGCGATTATTCCCAAATTCGAACAGCAATTTGGCGTAAAGGTTCAGTATATTACCGGAAGTTCTGTCGATACACTGTCCAAGCTGCAGGCGCAAAAGGATCGTCCGCAAATTGACGTCGCGTTTCTCGATGATGGACCGAAAGCACAGGCTAAATCCTTCGGGTTACTGGCACCGCTGGACGAGAGCATCGTCACCAATCTCGCCCATGTCTACGACATTGCCAAGGACAAGGATAACATTGGCGTTGGCTTTGGCGTGATTGCCACAGGCTTGGCTTATAACAAAGACGTGTTTGAACAAAATGGGTGGGAGCCCTTAAAATCCTGGAACGATTTGGCTGATCCCAAGTTCAAGGGAAAACTGGTCCTGCCCTCCATCGCCAATACGTACGGGGTCCACTTGCTGCTGATGACCGCGTTTGCGAACGGCGGCAGCGAACGGAATATTGAGCCCGGATTTGCGAAAATGAAGGAAATTGCGGAAAATGCGGTGACATTCGACAAGACCGCCGATGTGTCCAATTACTTCTTGCAAGGACAAACGGTGGCCAGCGCGTGGGGCTCCAGCAGGGTCTTCACGCTGCAGGACACGGGATTCCCGATTGAGTTTGTCATCCCGCAAGAGGGCGCGCCTGCGCTGATGGCAACCGTGAACGTGGTGAAAAATGCACCGCATGCCGAACTGGCTCAGCAATTTGTCAATTTTATTCTCAGTGAAGAAGTACAGGTCGAATTTGCCCATTCCTTGTTTGACGGTCCCGTCAACAAAAACGTGAAATTAGAGGGAGACATTACGAAAAAGCTGATTTATGGCGAAGAGCAAATGGCGAAGCTGGTGAAAGTGGATTGGGAATACGTCAATCAAAAGAGAGCGGAATGGACCGAGCGGGCGAACAAGGAAATTGAAGTGGCACGCTGA
- a CDS encoding ABC transporter ATP-binding protein — translation MSYLCLENVGKKFNKTEVIKNVSLEIRQGELISFLGPSGCGKTTTLNMIAGFLEVDGGRITVDGKPVHHLPPNKREMGMVFQNYALFPHMTVFANVAFGLKLRKVDKSEIKKRVSEALEMVRLSGYEEYYPKELSGGQQQRVALARALVIKPNVLLLDEPLSNLDAKLRQQMREEIVEIQKKVGITAIFVTHDQEEALAISDRIAVMNEGRIEQVDTPMAIYNQPKTDFVSRFIGEVNQLQGKVLETYGNDECKLSFYGMEQIVSLPATKDREWDFYLRPEKVRISPAASTEEQTGIAVKVERKIFLGAKTRYLLTTPDRQRLIADVANTAVDPGQIREGETVRVHWDPKDLLPARKAR, via the coding sequence GTGAGTTATCTATGCCTCGAAAATGTGGGCAAGAAGTTTAACAAAACGGAAGTGATCAAAAATGTCAGTCTGGAAATTCGGCAGGGCGAACTGATCTCCTTTCTGGGGCCGTCAGGATGCGGCAAGACCACTACCTTAAATATGATCGCCGGTTTTTTGGAGGTGGATGGGGGGAGAATCACGGTGGACGGGAAGCCCGTTCACCATCTTCCCCCCAACAAACGGGAAATGGGCATGGTTTTTCAAAACTATGCCTTGTTTCCCCACATGACGGTGTTTGCCAATGTCGCCTTTGGGCTGAAGCTGCGTAAGGTCGATAAGAGCGAAATCAAAAAACGGGTGTCGGAAGCGCTGGAAATGGTCCGGCTGTCCGGTTATGAAGAGTATTACCCGAAAGAACTTTCCGGCGGCCAGCAGCAGCGGGTGGCGCTGGCGAGAGCGTTGGTCATCAAACCAAACGTACTGCTGCTCGATGAACCGCTGAGCAATCTGGATGCCAAACTGCGGCAGCAGATGCGGGAAGAAATCGTGGAAATTCAAAAAAAAGTCGGCATTACCGCGATCTTTGTTACCCACGACCAGGAAGAAGCGCTGGCCATTTCCGATCGCATCGCGGTGATGAACGAAGGGCGAATTGAACAGGTGGACACCCCCATGGCGATTTACAACCAGCCGAAGACGGATTTTGTATCCCGCTTTATCGGCGAAGTGAATCAGCTTCAGGGGAAAGTGCTGGAAACATACGGGAATGATGAATGCAAGCTGTCTTTTTACGGAATGGAACAAATCGTCTCCCTCCCAGCGACGAAAGACAGGGAATGGGACTTTTATCTCCGGCCGGAAAAAGTGCGCATTTCCCCGGCAGCATCGACGGAAGAACAGACGGGGATAGCGGTGAAAGTGGAGCGAAAAATCTTTCTCGGCGCGAAGACGAGGTATCTGCTAACGACCCCCGACCGCCAGCGGCTGATTGCCGATGTGGCCAATACGGCGGTGGATCCCGGGCAAATCAGGGAGGGGGAAACCGTACGGGTTCATTGGGATCCCAAAGATTTATTACCTGCGCGAAAGGCGAGGTGA
- a CDS encoding ABC transporter permease, whose amino-acid sequence MQAERITYPKPDVAPEKKKKAAKKHAETWLLLFPALVIFVFFFLLPLFFLFITSLKTFDASRGIGDQWTLENYVKFLSDPFYLGVIWRTIKIGLVTTLIALVISYPVAFHISQAKGTVKNLLTLIVLSPLLISMVIRCYGWVILLANNGVVNQALLSLRWIEQPLTFLYTELGVVIGMVHVLFPYMVLSIMGSLERIDPSLIRAAQNLGASPLRTFFAVVLPLTLPGVFAGSVMVFSLSVSSFVTPAILGGTQVKVMSYLTYEQVAVLLNWPYGAAIGFLLILIATCTIILYSRILASSEKGVAIQ is encoded by the coding sequence ATGCAGGCGGAACGAATCACCTATCCAAAACCGGACGTAGCGCCGGAAAAGAAAAAGAAAGCAGCGAAGAAACATGCGGAAACGTGGCTGCTCTTGTTTCCCGCGCTCGTCATCTTTGTTTTTTTCTTTTTGCTTCCATTATTTTTTCTGTTTATCACCAGCCTTAAGACCTTTGATGCCAGCAGGGGAATCGGCGATCAATGGACATTGGAAAATTATGTAAAGTTCCTCTCCGATCCGTTCTACTTGGGCGTGATTTGGCGAACGATCAAGATTGGGCTCGTAACCACGTTGATTGCGCTTGTCATTTCTTATCCGGTCGCCTTTCACATCTCCCAAGCGAAAGGGACCGTGAAAAATCTCTTAACCTTGATCGTGCTGTCGCCCTTGTTGATCAGCATGGTGATTCGCTGTTATGGCTGGGTCATCTTGCTCGCGAATAACGGCGTGGTGAACCAGGCGCTGCTCAGTTTGCGCTGGATCGAGCAGCCGCTCACCTTTTTGTATACGGAGTTGGGCGTGGTGATCGGGATGGTGCACGTGCTGTTTCCGTATATGGTCTTGAGCATCATGGGGTCGCTGGAAAGAATCGATCCTTCCCTGATCAGGGCCGCGCAGAATCTCGGGGCCAGTCCGCTGCGGACGTTCTTTGCGGTCGTGCTGCCGTTGACGCTGCCGGGGGTGTTCGCCGGTTCCGTGATGGTCTTCAGTTTAAGCGTCAGTTCCTTTGTCACGCCAGCTATTCTGGGCGGTACGCAGGTGAAGGTGATGTCCTACTTGACCTATGAGCAGGTCGCGGTCCTCCTGAATTGGCCTTATGGCGCAGCCATCGGCTTCCTGCTCATCTTGATCGCGACGTGTACGATCATCCTGTACAGCAGAATCCTTGCCAGCTCGGAAAAAGGAGTGGCCATTCAATGA
- a CDS encoding ABC transporter permease, which translates to MRLPRFALRCFCFLVYLFLLAPIVVVLLSSLTTTEYIVFPPKGITLRWYLELIEHAEFMQSFLLSVVVALGTSLVSTVIGTLASLAIVRRSFPGKTAIIQLIGSPLLIPSVVFGVALLQFYSWIGLAASPLALILGHIILTVPFVVRLVVAGLVGFDRSIEQAARNLGAGPFTVFFRITLPMIKSGVIAGAIFSFITSFDDLTVALFIVSTDVVTLPVRIYTYMQYQYDPIITSVSSIMIVFTVVLMVVIEKVLGVGKVFMSKQQ; encoded by the coding sequence ATGAGACTGCCCCGTTTCGCGCTCCGGTGCTTTTGTTTTCTGGTCTATCTCTTTTTGCTCGCGCCGATCGTCGTCGTCTTGCTGTCTTCCTTGACCACGACGGAATATATCGTCTTTCCTCCCAAGGGAATCACCTTGCGCTGGTATCTGGAACTAATCGAACATGCGGAATTTATGCAATCGTTTCTCTTGAGTGTCGTGGTGGCGCTGGGCACGTCGCTTGTTTCGACGGTGATCGGGACCCTGGCTTCGCTCGCGATTGTGCGGCGTTCCTTTCCCGGAAAAACGGCGATCATCCAATTGATTGGCTCGCCGCTATTGATTCCCTCGGTCGTCTTTGGCGTGGCGCTGCTGCAGTTTTATTCCTGGATCGGCTTGGCCGCCAGCCCGCTGGCTTTAATCTTGGGGCACATCATTTTGACGGTCCCCTTTGTCGTACGATTGGTCGTTGCCGGTTTGGTTGGCTTTGATCGCTCCATCGAACAGGCCGCCAGGAATTTAGGGGCCGGCCCGTTTACCGTATTCTTCCGGATCACGCTGCCGATGATCAAATCCGGCGTCATCGCCGGAGCGATCTTTTCCTTCATTACTTCCTTTGATGATTTGACGGTAGCCTTATTTATCGTAAGTACCGATGTTGTCACGCTTCCCGTTCGCATCTATACCTACATGCAGTACCAGTACGATCCGATCATCACGTCGGTATCGAGCATCATGATTGTATTTACCGTTGTCTTAATGGTCGTCATCGAAAAAGTGTTGGGCGTAGGCAAAGTGTTTATGTCGAAACAGCAGTAA
- a CDS encoding (2Fe-2S)-binding protein encodes MHIKHHPVLGKRLSETVTFYFQDQPYTAYRGQTVAAALMANGIKKLGLSRKLLQPRGLFCARGRCCSCYMTVNGEDHVRTCLIKVEEGMKVYPNLEDPEVTNDGHGD; translated from the coding sequence ATGCATATCAAACATCATCCTGTATTGGGCAAGCGACTGAGCGAAACGGTCACGTTCTATTTTCAAGATCAGCCGTACACGGCCTATCGGGGGCAAACCGTGGCAGCAGCACTAATGGCGAACGGGATTAAAAAACTGGGCTTGAGCAGAAAGCTGCTCCAGCCAAGAGGCCTGTTCTGCGCGCGCGGGAGATGCTGCAGCTGTTACATGACGGTGAACGGGGAAGATCACGTGCGGACTTGTCTGATCAAGGTGGAAGAGGGGATGAAGGTATACCCCAATCTGGAAGATCCGGAGGTAACAAACGATGGCCATGGAGACTGA
- a CDS encoding NAD(P)/FAD-dependent oxidoreductase, translated as MAMETDVLIIGAGPAGLAAAFELASRGLEVTLVDESAAAGGQLVQQTQLIRSLPAPFQPMRGFALAEALTKRLAALPVRYLLGHRMIGLYRDGSVGVADEANVFPLKARKIVVATGAAENAVPFPKWTLPGIITIGAAQTLINRDFVRPGKHAVIVGSSDFAVDVALQLADVGVNIKAVVERQSALLARDAEKVAQLKQSGIPTYVNAAVKEARGKGEVAEIDIQLSERVITEHVDLVCLDGGRSPVLEACYQLGCSFGYQQELGGWLPQYNKRLQTDREDVFLAGNAAGISTQGVVLATGMIAGVSVCEALRVIGGEEAERLRSALWKELEVLETTLFPEVWQARLRHMDNFGNPLLKEQFIS; from the coding sequence ATGGCCATGGAGACTGATGTCCTGATCATTGGCGCCGGACCGGCGGGATTGGCAGCCGCTTTTGAGCTGGCTTCCCGCGGCCTGGAGGTGACGCTGGTTGACGAATCCGCCGCAGCAGGCGGACAGCTCGTCCAGCAAACGCAGCTCATCCGCTCCTTGCCGGCGCCCTTTCAGCCGATGCGCGGCTTTGCCTTGGCGGAGGCCTTGACCAAGCGGTTGGCCGCGCTCCCCGTTCGCTATTTGCTGGGACATCGCATGATCGGCTTGTACCGAGACGGCAGCGTGGGCGTGGCGGATGAGGCAAACGTCTTTCCGCTGAAAGCGCGGAAAATCGTAGTGGCGACGGGGGCGGCGGAAAATGCCGTTCCCTTCCCCAAATGGACGCTGCCGGGGATTATCACGATTGGTGCCGCGCAAACCCTGATCAATCGGGATTTTGTCAGGCCCGGCAAGCATGCGGTGATCGTGGGTTCCAGCGACTTTGCCGTGGACGTCGCGCTGCAGCTTGCCGACGTCGGCGTGAACATCAAGGCCGTCGTGGAAAGGCAGTCGGCCCTTTTGGCCAGAGACGCGGAAAAAGTGGCGCAGCTGAAGCAGAGCGGCATTCCGACCTACGTGAACGCTGCGGTCAAGGAAGCGCGCGGAAAAGGGGAAGTGGCGGAGATAGACATTCAGCTTTCGGAGCGGGTGATCACGGAACACGTCGATCTGGTTTGTCTCGACGGCGGCAGAAGCCCTGTGCTGGAAGCGTGTTATCAGCTGGGCTGTTCGTTTGGCTACCAGCAGGAACTGGGCGGATGGCTGCCCCAATATAACAAACGGCTGCAAACGGATCGCGAAGATGTCTTTTTGGCCGGCAATGCGGCGGGAATCAGCACGCAAGGCGTGGTGCTGGCGACAGGGATGATCGCGGGCGTCAGCGTTTGTGAAGCGCTGCGGGTGATCGGCGGAGAAGAGGCGGAACGGCTCCGCTCCGCTCTGTGGAAAGAGCTGGAGGTTCTGGAAACAACGTTGTTCCCGGAGGTGTGGCAGGCGCGCCTGAGGCACATGGATAACTTCGGAAACCCCTTGCTCAAAGAGCAATTTATCTCCTAA
- a CDS encoding (2Fe-2S)-binding protein translates to MLDQATIICRCEEISYEEVAEVIRYGARTFDDVKRLTRCGMGPCQAKICMSLVAQVIHAETGRALPEIPLPRMRMPLSPIKLETLATNRTSFSAVKSVLDEVEPEEGMR, encoded by the coding sequence ATGTTGGATCAAGCAACCATCATTTGTCGTTGTGAAGAAATCAGCTACGAGGAAGTCGCGGAAGTGATTCGCTATGGAGCGCGAACGTTTGACGATGTGAAACGGTTGACCCGCTGCGGCATGGGGCCTTGCCAAGCGAAAATTTGCATGAGCCTGGTGGCACAGGTGATTCACGCGGAAACCGGCCGGGCGCTGCCGGAGATTCCGCTGCCGCGGATGAGGATGCCGCTCTCCCCGATCAAGCTGGAGACACTGGCGACGAATCGCACCTCGTTTTCTGCGGTGAAGTCGGTTTTGGATGAGGTGGAACCAGAGGAAGGGATGAGATAG
- a CDS encoding NAD(P)/FAD-dependent oxidoreductase: METSYETIIIGGGVVGSSIAYHLSERYKEGLLVIDKKFPMSGTSGSTQAWVWVHSKTPAWYAEFSMYSAELYPYLAKKIGDVEYKRTGGLSPFFREQEREKAKRLAEEYGKIGIQIDVLSREEVLAKEPFFNPRVAGATFSLLDGNVNPFRLIDMYMRTAKKNGVHYSTYNRVTDIRRRNDMFIVVSEKGTYASKRLILAAGPWSRELGKLIGINIPINQVRGQILVTEPLKPFLRYTISGLRQANNGEVLIGYSMEQAGFDRSTTLDVIQETANLAIHYVPALKKAKIVRAFSGIRAMPEDGLPILGKVPGIDNLYVAATHSGVTLSPLIGTLLAELLLDGETSLPIERYSLSRFA, encoded by the coding sequence ATGGAAACCAGCTATGAAACGATCATCATTGGCGGAGGCGTCGTTGGCAGCAGCATCGCCTATCACCTCTCGGAACGATACAAAGAAGGGCTGCTGGTGATCGATAAAAAATTTCCCATGTCCGGCACCTCAGGGTCTACCCAGGCCTGGGTCTGGGTGCACAGCAAAACACCAGCCTGGTACGCGGAATTCAGCATGTACAGCGCGGAACTTTATCCGTACTTGGCCAAAAAAATCGGCGATGTGGAGTACAAACGAACGGGCGGATTGTCTCCTTTCTTCCGCGAGCAGGAGCGGGAAAAGGCGAAGCGGCTGGCAGAGGAGTACGGCAAAATCGGGATTCAGATCGACGTGTTATCGCGGGAGGAGGTATTGGCAAAGGAGCCGTTTTTCAATCCGCGCGTAGCGGGGGCAACGTTTAGTTTGCTTGACGGGAACGTCAATCCGTTTCGCTTGATCGACATGTACATGCGCACGGCCAAGAAGAACGGTGTCCATTACTCCACGTACAATCGCGTGACCGACATCCGCAGGCGGAACGACATGTTCATTGTCGTTTCCGAAAAAGGTACCTATGCGAGCAAACGTCTGATTCTCGCGGCCGGCCCCTGGTCACGAGAGCTGGGGAAGCTGATCGGGATCAACATCCCGATTAACCAGGTAAGAGGGCAAATTCTCGTTACGGAGCCGCTGAAGCCTTTTTTGCGCTACACGATCAGCGGCCTGAGACAGGCGAATAACGGTGAGGTGTTGATCGGTTACTCGATGGAACAGGCCGGTTTTGATCGTTCCACCACGCTCGATGTGATCCAGGAAACGGCGAATCTGGCGATCCATTATGTACCAGCGCTGAAAAAAGCAAAGATTGTGCGTGCCTTTTCCGGTATTCGGGCCATGCCGGAAGACGGCCTGCCGATTCTGGGAAAGGTGCCGGGCATCGACAACCTCTATGTGGCGGCCACCCACAGCGGCGTAACCCTTTCTCCGCTCATCGGCACGCTGCTTGCGGAATTGCTGTTGGACGGAGAAACATCGCTTCCGATTGAGCGGTATTCGCTCAGTCGCTTTGCCTGA
- a CDS encoding oligopeptide/dipeptide ABC transporter ATP-binding protein has translation MKNVFQFIDEHAGMYLDWLAEACNQPSVSAQNRGMAEMKELVKQYLEKIGAQVEEIPTNGYPIIYGELGTGKAKTLSTVKNISNRIAVMYLGKVVELAPKEELFRHTMHPYTHALISAVPVPDPTLREKKGRVILEGDVPDQTGIQRGCRFYARCPFGREKCEEETPLFREVRDGHFVSCHYPLH, from the coding sequence ATGAAAAACGTGTTTCAGTTCATTGACGAGCATGCCGGCATGTATCTCGATTGGCTGGCGGAGGCGTGCAATCAACCCAGTGTGTCCGCGCAAAACAGGGGAATGGCGGAAATGAAGGAGCTCGTCAAACAATACCTGGAGAAAATCGGCGCGCAGGTGGAAGAGATTCCGACCAATGGGTATCCGATTATTTATGGCGAGCTGGGAACAGGCAAGGCAAAAACGCTTAGCACCGTAAAAAACATCAGCAATCGCATCGCCGTGATGTATTTGGGGAAAGTAGTGGAGCTGGCTCCCAAGGAGGAGCTGTTTCGCCATACCATGCATCCGTATACGCACGCTCTCATCTCTGCCGTTCCCGTGCCGGACCCGACATTGCGGGAGAAAAAAGGCAGAGTGATATTGGAAGGAGACGTGCCGGATCAAACGGGTATCCAGCGTGGATGCCGTTTTTATGCCCGGTGTCCGTTTGGCAGGGAAAAATGCGAAGAAGAGACCCCTCTTTTCCGGGAAGTCCGGGATGGTCATTTCGTGTCGTGTCATTACCCGTTACACTAG
- a CDS encoding NAD(P)/FAD-dependent oxidoreductase, with amino-acid sequence MRIVVVGAGIVGMSTAYHLAKQGVEVAVVDKFHQGQATAAGAGIVCPWISKVADEDWYKLANAGACYYPTLLSQLEDDGETNVGYRQVGALAVSSDQQELEGIEQKARKLQTETPAVGEVTRLSAEAARRLFPLLREDLAAVYVSGAARLDGNLLRDALQRVASKHGATFHAGEARLAVERGKAVGVQVNGERLAADAVVVTGGAWASALLAPYGIDLCIQPQRGQIVHLQLPGRDTANWPVILPPSTHYLVSFDDSRVVAGATRETGSGFDYRITAGGIKEVLEEAISVAPGLSEGTVHEIRIGFRPMGPDHLPLLGTVPAIDNLIIATGLGASGLTMGPYVGTIAAKLALDEALEIDLRPYDPLRKQEG; translated from the coding sequence TTGCGAATTGTCGTTGTAGGGGCGGGAATCGTCGGCATGAGTACCGCCTACCATTTGGCTAAACAGGGTGTGGAAGTGGCTGTTGTCGACAAGTTTCATCAGGGGCAGGCGACCGCGGCAGGGGCGGGGATTGTTTGTCCCTGGATTTCCAAAGTTGCTGATGAAGATTGGTATAAACTTGCCAATGCGGGAGCCTGCTATTATCCAACCCTTCTCTCTCAATTGGAAGATGACGGCGAAACGAATGTGGGGTATCGGCAGGTAGGTGCCTTGGCTGTCAGCAGTGATCAACAGGAACTGGAGGGAATCGAACAAAAGGCGCGGAAACTGCAAACCGAAACCCCCGCAGTGGGGGAAGTGACAAGGCTTTCCGCCGAAGCGGCCCGCCGGCTTTTTCCATTGTTGCGAGAAGACCTTGCGGCTGTGTATGTGAGCGGTGCGGCACGGCTTGACGGCAATTTGCTGCGGGATGCTTTGCAGAGAGTCGCCAGCAAGCACGGAGCGACTTTTCATGCCGGGGAAGCGCGGCTTGCGGTCGAACGCGGCAAAGCGGTCGGCGTGCAGGTGAATGGCGAACGGCTGGCGGCGGATGCCGTCGTCGTCACGGGCGGCGCCTGGGCTTCCGCATTGCTTGCGCCATATGGCATCGACCTGTGCATTCAGCCGCAACGGGGGCAAATTGTTCACTTGCAGCTTCCCGGACGGGATACGGCAAACTGGCCCGTGATTCTCCCGCCGAGCACGCATTATCTCGTAAGTTTTGACGATTCGCGCGTGGTTGCCGGCGCTACCAGGGAAACGGGATCGGGATTTGACTATCGCATCACAGCCGGAGGAATCAAGGAGGTGCTCGAAGAAGCTATATCCGTGGCACCGGGCCTGTCAGAAGGCACCGTACACGAGATAAGAATTGGCTTCCGCCCAATGGGACCGGATCATTTGCCGTTGCTGGGGACCGTTCCCGCGATCGACAACCTGATCATCGCGACCGGATTGGGCGCATCCGGTTTGACCATGGGTCCCTATGTGGGAACGATAGCGGCAAAACTCGCATTAGACGAAGCGTTAGAAATCGATCTTCGACCGTATGATCCGCTGCGAAAACAGGAAGGGTGA
- a CDS encoding DUF47 domain-containing protein, which produces MLKARNQIFFDLFEQQVGNVHKGTHLFCEMVGNYQDVEQKVKAIKAVENEGDRIVRKIMNELNSTFITPLEREDIHALAYTLDNVLDYIDGVADRLYLYQIKQPAPGILAQANILVKCSAKLIDLIRTLRKLDHQQVAQIAGEIQELERESDSNYRKMVSELLNSHETNPLEAIKLKEIYDKLEDCADFAEDVSNLVEGIVLKNA; this is translated from the coding sequence ATGCTAAAAGCACGCAATCAGATCTTTTTCGACTTGTTCGAACAGCAGGTCGGCAACGTACACAAGGGGACGCATCTATTCTGTGAAATGGTCGGAAATTATCAAGATGTGGAGCAGAAGGTAAAGGCGATCAAAGCGGTGGAAAACGAGGGGGACCGGATTGTTCGCAAGATCATGAACGAACTGAACTCCACATTCATTACGCCGCTGGAAAGAGAAGATATCCACGCGCTGGCATATACGCTGGACAATGTGCTGGACTACATCGACGGGGTGGCGGATCGGCTTTACCTCTATCAGATCAAACAGCCTGCCCCGGGGATTCTGGCCCAGGCGAACATCCTGGTCAAGTGCTCGGCGAAGCTGATCGATCTGATTCGCACCTTGCGCAAACTGGATCACCAGCAGGTAGCGCAAATCGCCGGCGAGATCCAGGAATTGGAGCGGGAATCCGACAGCAACTATCGAAAAATGGTGTCGGAACTGCTCAACTCGCACGAAACCAATCCGCTGGAAGCGATCAAACTGAAGGAAATTTACGATAAACTGGAAGACTGTGCGGACTTTGCCGAAGATGTAAGCAACCTGGTGGAAGGGATCGTGCTGAAGAATGCTTGA
- a CDS encoding inorganic phosphate transporter produces the protein MLDGITPDLLLFALVVVMALSFDFINGFHDTANAIATSVSTRALTPRMAIIIASVLNLVGALTYTGVAKTITKGITDPFQLENGLVVVLAALTGAILWNLITWWYGIPSSSSHALIGGISGAVIGAAGFGQIQWSGFLNIIQALIFSPIAAFLIGFIVIKLISFLVANAPYHKTNKRFRYLQILSASWQAFSHGANDAQKTMGIITLAMISGGFLVPENNEITIPLWVKISAAVAMALGTSVGGWRIIRTMGGKIMQIRPISGFSADLTSSVVIMTFTALALPVSTTHVISSSIMGVGASQKFSAVKWGVAGRIVFTWVVTLPATALLAIASYVVFDVFL, from the coding sequence ATGCTTGACGGGATTACGCCAGACTTGCTCTTGTTTGCCTTGGTCGTGGTGATGGCGCTCAGTTTTGACTTTATCAACGGATTCCACGACACGGCAAACGCCATCGCCACCTCTGTGTCGACGCGCGCCTTGACGCCGCGCATGGCGATTATCATTGCTTCTGTGTTAAACCTGGTCGGCGCCCTGACATACACCGGCGTGGCCAAGACGATCACCAAAGGGATTACCGACCCGTTTCAGCTGGAAAACGGGCTGGTCGTCGTGCTGGCGGCGCTCACCGGGGCCATCTTGTGGAACCTGATCACCTGGTGGTACGGCATCCCCAGTTCCTCATCGCACGCCCTGATCGGCGGAATCAGTGGAGCGGTGATTGGCGCGGCCGGGTTCGGGCAGATCCAATGGAGCGGCTTTCTCAACATCATCCAGGCGCTGATCTTTTCTCCGATCGCCGCCTTTCTCATCGGATTTATCGTGATTAAGTTGATTTCTTTTCTCGTCGCAAATGCCCCGTACCATAAAACCAACAAGCGGTTTCGCTACCTGCAGATCCTTTCCGCTTCCTGGCAGGCGTTCAGTCACGGCGCCAACGACGCGCAAAAAACAATGGGGATCATCACCTTGGCGATGATCAGCGGAGGGTTCTTGGTGCCGGAAAATAACGAGATCACCATTCCGCTCTGGGTCAAAATCTCGGCGGCCGTGGCGATGGCTCTGGGGACGTCCGTAGGCGGCTGGCGGATTATCAGGACGATGGGCGGCAAGATTATGCAGATCAGACCGATCAGCGGCTTCTCCGCCGACCTGACTTCGTCCGTGGTGATTATGACGTTTACCGCGCTCGCCTTGCCGGTCAGTACGACCCACGTCATCTCCTCCTCGATCATGGGGGTTGGCGCTTCGCAGAAGTTTTCGGCGGTGAAGTGGGGCGTAGCGGGGCGCATCGTCTTTACCTGGGTCGTCACCCTTCCCGCGACCGCTCTCTTGGCCATCGCGAGCTATGTCGTCTTCGATGTTTTTCTGTGA